A genomic region of Ewingella sp. CoE-038-23 contains the following coding sequences:
- a CDS encoding DUF808 domain-containing protein, with protein MAGTSLLALIDDIASILDDVAAMSKVAAKKTASVLGDDLALNAQQVSGVKADRELPIVWSVAKGSLINKAILVPLALLISAFASWAITPLLMIGGAYLCYEGFEKVAHKLLHGKKDKQQKADASREVKSDADIAKVEKEKIKGAVRTDFILSAEIIVISLGTVAAAPFMSQVTVMVLIAIAMTLGVYGLVGLIVKIDDAGLYLSKLRGENSLMNGVRAFGGMVVNAAPLLMKTLSVVGTIAMFLVGGSIISHGLPFMHSLVEVLNHGHQGFVSTLITGATDLAVGLIVGAAVLGVVMLGQKIFKKG; from the coding sequence AGAAAACCGCCAGCGTGCTGGGCGATGACTTGGCGCTAAATGCTCAGCAAGTTAGCGGCGTTAAAGCTGACAGAGAGTTACCTATTGTCTGGTCAGTGGCAAAAGGTTCATTGATTAATAAGGCAATCTTGGTGCCGCTGGCACTATTAATCAGCGCGTTTGCCTCTTGGGCAATCACGCCATTGTTGATGATTGGTGGTGCATACCTTTGTTATGAAGGTTTCGAAAAGGTGGCGCACAAGCTATTGCACGGCAAAAAAGATAAGCAGCAAAAAGCGGACGCCTCGCGCGAGGTTAAATCCGACGCTGATATTGCCAAGGTAGAAAAAGAGAAGATCAAAGGCGCCGTGCGCACCGACTTTATTCTCTCGGCGGAAATCATTGTGATTTCTCTGGGAACCGTCGCCGCCGCGCCGTTTATGAGCCAAGTGACCGTGATGGTGCTGATTGCTATCGCCATGACGCTGGGCGTGTATGGTTTGGTCGGGCTGATTGTGAAAATCGATGACGCGGGTTTGTATCTGAGCAAGCTGCGGGGTGAAAACAGCCTAATGAACGGCGTACGCGCGTTTGGCGGCATGGTGGTTAACGCCGCGCCGTTGCTGATGAAAACCCTCTCCGTGGTCGGTACCATCGCCATGTTCCTGGTGGGTGGTAGCATCATCAGCCACGGTTTGCCCTTCATGCACAGTCTGGTTGAAGTGCTTAATCACGGGCATCAGGGCTTTGTCAGCACGCTTATCACCGGTGCAACCGATCTGGCTGTCGGCCTGATTGTCGGTGCCGCCGTGCTGGGCGTCGTGATGCTTGGCCAGAAAATCTTTAAGAAAGGCTAA
- a CDS encoding class I SAM-dependent methyltransferase, with translation MESKNSHSQTVDKQFGSQAQDYLTSAVHSQGPDLQRLAKVLQSHSDARVIDLGCGAGHASFVAAKAVKEVVAYDLSAQMLEVVSQAAKDKGLANISVEQGVAESLPFADSSADIIISRYSAHHWHDVGQALREVRRVLKPGGIMIMMDLASTGQPVKDIFLQTIEKLRDTSHVHNYAPGEWLTLFSEAGLLVQELTSGRTQLEFKSWVERMRTPEHFVVAIRELQKAMSDEVIQHFEIQEDGTFTVDLAFIIAKKS, from the coding sequence ATGGAAAGCAAAAACAGTCACAGCCAGACGGTCGATAAGCAGTTCGGTTCACAGGCGCAGGATTACTTAACCAGCGCGGTTCACTCACAAGGACCTGATTTACAAAGATTAGCCAAAGTGTTGCAGTCACACTCGGACGCCCGAGTTATCGACTTAGGCTGTGGAGCTGGGCACGCCAGCTTCGTCGCGGCGAAGGCGGTAAAAGAGGTGGTGGCCTATGATTTGTCAGCGCAAATGCTGGAAGTGGTCAGTCAGGCGGCGAAGGACAAAGGCTTAGCCAATATCAGCGTCGAGCAGGGCGTGGCGGAGTCACTGCCTTTCGCCGACAGCAGTGCCGACATCATTATTAGCCGTTACTCTGCACACCACTGGCACGACGTCGGTCAGGCGCTGCGCGAGGTGCGCCGCGTGCTGAAGCCCGGCGGCATTATGATCATGATGGATCTGGCTTCTACCGGCCAGCCAGTGAAAGACATCTTTTTGCAGACCATCGAAAAACTGCGCGATACCTCGCACGTCCACAACTATGCGCCGGGCGAGTGGCTGACGCTGTTTAGCGAAGCTGGGTTGTTAGTCCAAGAGTTAACCTCCGGGCGCACGCAGTTAGAGTTTAAAAGCTGGGTTGAGAGAATGCGCACTCCAGAGCACTTTGTGGTGGCGATCCGTGAGTTGCAAAAAGCGATGTCAGACGAAGTGATTCAGCACTTTGAGATCCAAGAGGACGGTACTTTTACCGTGGATTTGGCCTTTATCATTGCCAAGAAAAGTTAG